A single region of the Ctenopharyngodon idella isolate HZGC_01 chromosome 21, HZGC01, whole genome shotgun sequence genome encodes:
- the slc4a4b gene encoding electrogenic sodium bicarbonate cotransporter 1 isoform X1, whose translation MSDKNKMEDEAIVDRGASYIKNVCDEEVEGHHTVYIGVHVPKSYRRRRRHRRRSNHKEKRERLTENVSDKSDTENADDPSSSILKPLISPAAERIRFILGEDDSGPPPPQLFTELDELLAVDGQEMEWKETARWIKFEEKVEKGGERWSKPHVATLSLHSLFQLKNCIEKGTIMLDLEANSLQQIVEIITDNQIESGQLKPELKEMVMYTLLRKHRHQTKKSNLRSLADIGKSVSSASRLFSSQENARPLDHSVPCFINFDPDEQIQMQRSNSMGLLCSPATAHRNLTSNSLNDLSDKPEKDQLNNKFMKKIPRDAEASNVLVGEVDFLDSPFVAFVRLQQSVMLGGLTEVPVPTRFLFILLGPKGKAKSYREIGRAIATLMSDEVFHDIAYKAKDRGDLLAGIDEFLDEVIVLPPGEWDPDIRIEPPKSIPSADKRKNIIAGGEGFQMNGGPPHDGNTGGGGGHAVGDELKMTGKFCGGLILDIKRKLPFFASDFYDAIHIQSLSAILFIYLGTVTNAITFGGLLGDATENMQGVLESFVGTALAGAVFCLFAGQPLTILSSTGPVLVFERLLFNFSKDNDFDYLEFRLWIGLWSGFLCLVLVATDASFLVQYFTRFTEEGFSALISFIFIYDAFKKMLKLAHHHPINSGYDLDLVTQYGCHCTPPDGNSSALYMEKMEALMNSTGQHHLNATWASLTRSECLEWGGQLVGPACKYVPDITLMSFILFFGTYTCSMGLKKFKTSRFFPTTIRKLISDFAIILAIFIFCGVDALVGVDTPKLIVPSEFKPTSPNRGWFVPPFGGNPWWVCLASFLPALLVTILVFMDQQITAVIVNRKEHKLKKGAGYHLDLFWVSILMIVCSFMGLPWYVAATVISIAHIDSIKMETETSAPGEQPKFLGVREQRVTGTMVFILTGLSVFMAPVLKFIPMPVLYGVFLYMGVASLNGVQFMDRLQLLLMPAKHQPDLIYLRHVPLRRVHFFTFLQVLCLALLWILKSTVAAIIFPVMILALVAVRKAMDYVFSQHDLSYLDDVMPEKDKKKKEDEKKKKKKKGSIDSDMNDSDFPAIENVPSIKISMETMEQDPVLGEKPSDRNKPMSFLTPY comes from the exons aatGGAGGATGAAGCCATAGTGGACAGAGGAGCGTCTTACATCAAAAACGTGTGTGACGAGGAGGTCGAGG GTCATCACACAGTCTACATTGGCGTTCACGTGCCTAAGAGTTACCGCCGGCGCCGACGACACAGGCGACGATCCAATCACAAAGAGAAGAGGGAACGTTTGACGGAAAATGTGAGCGACAAATCGGACACAGAGAATGCAGATGATCCCTCCTCCAGCATCCTCAAACCACTCA TTTCTCCGGCGGCAGAGCGCATTCGCTTTATTTTGGGGGAAGATGACAGCGGCCCACCTCCGCCGCAGCTCTTCACCGAACTCGACGAGCTTCTTGCCGTCGACGGTCAAGAGATGGAGTGGAAGGAGACAGCCAG ATGGATAAAGTTTGAGGAGAAGGTGGAGAAGGGTGGAGAACGGTGGAGTAAACCCCATGTGGCCACTCTGTCCCTTCACTCGCTCTTCCAACTGAAAAACTGTATCGAGAAAGGAACCATCATGCTGGACTTGGAGGCAAACTCACTTCAGCAGATCGTTG AGATCATCACTGACAATCAGATTGAGAGCGGGCAGCTAAAGCCCGAACTGAAGGAAATGGTCATGTACACTTTGCTCCGGAAACATCGCCACCAGACCAAGAAGTCCAACCTGCGTTCGCTGGCAGATATTGGAAAAAGTGTGTCGAGCGCGAGTCGCCTGTTCAGCAGCCAGGAGAACG CGCGTCCTCTTGATCACTCTGTGCCTTGCTTTATCAACTTTGACCCTGACGAGCAAATTCAGATGCAGAGAAGCAACAGCATGGGACTTCTCT GTAGTCCAGCCACGGCGCACCGTAACCTGACCTCTAACAGCCTCAACGATCTCTCAGACAAGCCTGAGAAAGATCAG TTGAATAATAAGTTCATGAAGAAAATTCCTCGGGATGCGGAGGCGTCAAACGTGCTGGTCGGGGAGGTGGATTTTCTGGACTCCCCCTTTGTGGCGTTTGTGCGTCTTCAGCAGTCCGTCATGTTAGGAGGTCTCACAGAGGTTCCTGTTCCCACACG GTTCCTTTTTATTCTGCTGGGGCCCAAAGGAAAGGCCAAATCATACCGTGAGATCGGACGTGCCATCGCCACGCTCATGTCTGATGAG GTGTTTCATGACATAGCATATAAAGCGAAAGATCGTGGCGACCTGCTGGCAGGGATTGATGAGTTCCTGGATGAAGTCATTGTTCTTCCTCCAGGAGAGTGGGATCCTGATATCAGGATTGAACCTCCTAAATCCATCCCGTCTGCTGATAAACG taAAAACATTATTGCTGGAGGGGAAGGTTTTCAGATGAATGGCGGTCCGCCTCATGATGGGAATACAGGTGGCGGCGGTGGCCATGCGGTCGGCGACGAACTCAAAATGACCGGCAA GTTTTGCGGGGGTCTCATTCTGGATATCAAGAGAAAACTACCATTTTTCGCGAGCGATTTTTACGACGCTATCCACATCCAGTCTCTGTCTGCGATCCTGTTTATTTACCTGGGTACCGTAACTAACGCCATCACCTTCGGAGGGCTTCTGGGAGACGCGACTGAGAACATGCAG GGCGTGTTGGAGAGTTTCGTCGGGACGGCGTTAGCTGGTGCCGTGTTCTGTCTGTTCGCGGGTCAACCTCTGACCATCCTGAGCAGCACCGGGCCCGTGCTCGTCTTTGAACGACTGCTCTTTAACTTCAGCAA GGATAATGATTTCGACTATCTGGAGTTCCGGTTGTGGATCGGCCTGTGGTCTGGTTTTCTGTGTCTGGTCCTGGTCGCCACAGACGCCAGTTTCCTGGTGCAGTACTTCACCCGCTTTACGGAAGAAGGCTTTTCTGCTCTCATCAGCTTCATCTTCATCTACGACGCCTTTAAGAAAATGCTCAAACTGGCTCACCATCATCCAATCAACTCAGGCTATGACTTAGACCTCGTCACGCAGTATGGATGCCACTGCACTCCTCCGGACG GCAACAGTTCAGCTCTGTACATGGAGAAAATGGAAGCCCTGATGAACAGCACTGGACAG CATCATTTGAACGCGACCTGGGCGTCGCTGACCCGTTCAGAGTGCTTGGAGTGGGGCGGTCAGCTGGTCGGACCAGCATGTAAATACGTCCCTGATATCACGCTGATGTCCTTCATTCTGTTCTTCGGCACGTACACCTGCTCCATGGGTCTGAAGAAGTTCAAAACCAGCAGATTTTTCCCAACTACG ATTCGCAAACTGATCAGTGATTTTGCCATTATTCTCGCCATTTTTATCTTCTGTGGTGTGGACGCCCTGGTCGGCGTGGATACGCCCAAACTAATAGTGCCAAGTGAATTCAag CCGACGAGTCCAAATCGTGGCTGGTTTGTTCCACCATTTGGAGGAAACCCTTGGTGGGTTTGCTTGGCGTCGTTCTTACCTGCTCTTCTGGTCACCATCCTCGTCTTCATGGACCAGCAGATCACAGCAGTCATTGTCAACCGCAAGGAGCACAAGCTCAAG AAGGGAGCTGGGTACCACCTGGACCTGTTCTGGGTCTCCATTCTCATGATTGTGTGTTCGTTCATGGGACTGCCCTGGTACGTAGCGGCGACCGTCATCTCCATCGCCCACATAGACTCGATCAAGATGGAAACTGAGACCTCAGCACCTGGGGAACAGCCCAAATTCCTTGGAGTCAG AGAGCAGAGAGTCACAGGAACAATGGTGTTTATTTTGACGGGCCTGTCGGTTTTCATGGCCCCCGTTCTGAAG TTCATTCCTATGCCCGTCCTGTACGGCGTGTTCCTCTACATGGGCGTCGCCTCTCTCAATGGTGTTCAG TTTATGGATCGTCTGCAGCTCTTGTTGATGCCAGCAAAACACCAGCCGGATCTGATCTACCTGAGACACGTACCGCTCAGACGGGTTCACTTCTTCACCTTCTTACAG GTGCTCTGTTTGGCCCTCCTGTGGATTCTGAAGTCAACAGTAGCAGCCATCATCTTTCCCGTCATG ATTCTTGCGTTGGTCGCGGTGAGAAAGGCCATGGATTATGTGTTCTCGCAGCACGATCTCAGTTACCTGGATGACGTCATGCCCGAGAAAgacaagaagaagaaggaggatgagaagaagaagaagaaaaagaaaggaagCATTGACAGTGACATGAACGAC TCGGATTTTCCTGCCATTGAGAATGTTCCCAGCATAAAGATCTCCATGGAGACCATGGAACAGGATCCAGTGCTGGGGGAGAAGCCCTCAGACA GAAATAAGCCCATGTCCTTCCTCACTCCCTACTGA
- the slc4a4b gene encoding electrogenic sodium bicarbonate cotransporter 1 isoform X2: MSDKNKMEDEAIVDRGASYIKNVCDEEVEGHHTVYIGVHVPKSYRRRRRHRRRSNHKEKRERLTENVSDKSDTENADDPSSSILKPLISPAAERIRFILGEDDSGPPPPQLFTELDELLAVDGQEMEWKETARWIKFEEKVEKGGERWSKPHVATLSLHSLFQLKNCIEKGTIMLDLEANSLQQIVEIITDNQIESGQLKPELKEMVMYTLLRKHRHQTKKSNLRSLADIGKSVSSASRLFSSQENGSPATAHRNLTSNSLNDLSDKPEKDQLNNKFMKKIPRDAEASNVLVGEVDFLDSPFVAFVRLQQSVMLGGLTEVPVPTRFLFILLGPKGKAKSYREIGRAIATLMSDEVFHDIAYKAKDRGDLLAGIDEFLDEVIVLPPGEWDPDIRIEPPKSIPSADKRKNIIAGGEGFQMNGGPPHDGNTGGGGGHAVGDELKMTGKFCGGLILDIKRKLPFFASDFYDAIHIQSLSAILFIYLGTVTNAITFGGLLGDATENMQGVLESFVGTALAGAVFCLFAGQPLTILSSTGPVLVFERLLFNFSKDNDFDYLEFRLWIGLWSGFLCLVLVATDASFLVQYFTRFTEEGFSALISFIFIYDAFKKMLKLAHHHPINSGYDLDLVTQYGCHCTPPDGNSSALYMEKMEALMNSTGQHHLNATWASLTRSECLEWGGQLVGPACKYVPDITLMSFILFFGTYTCSMGLKKFKTSRFFPTTIRKLISDFAIILAIFIFCGVDALVGVDTPKLIVPSEFKPTSPNRGWFVPPFGGNPWWVCLASFLPALLVTILVFMDQQITAVIVNRKEHKLKKGAGYHLDLFWVSILMIVCSFMGLPWYVAATVISIAHIDSIKMETETSAPGEQPKFLGVREQRVTGTMVFILTGLSVFMAPVLKFIPMPVLYGVFLYMGVASLNGVQFMDRLQLLLMPAKHQPDLIYLRHVPLRRVHFFTFLQVLCLALLWILKSTVAAIIFPVMILALVAVRKAMDYVFSQHDLSYLDDVMPEKDKKKKEDEKKKKKKKGSIDSDMNDSDFPAIENVPSIKISMETMEQDPVLGEKPSDRNKPMSFLTPY; this comes from the exons aatGGAGGATGAAGCCATAGTGGACAGAGGAGCGTCTTACATCAAAAACGTGTGTGACGAGGAGGTCGAGG GTCATCACACAGTCTACATTGGCGTTCACGTGCCTAAGAGTTACCGCCGGCGCCGACGACACAGGCGACGATCCAATCACAAAGAGAAGAGGGAACGTTTGACGGAAAATGTGAGCGACAAATCGGACACAGAGAATGCAGATGATCCCTCCTCCAGCATCCTCAAACCACTCA TTTCTCCGGCGGCAGAGCGCATTCGCTTTATTTTGGGGGAAGATGACAGCGGCCCACCTCCGCCGCAGCTCTTCACCGAACTCGACGAGCTTCTTGCCGTCGACGGTCAAGAGATGGAGTGGAAGGAGACAGCCAG ATGGATAAAGTTTGAGGAGAAGGTGGAGAAGGGTGGAGAACGGTGGAGTAAACCCCATGTGGCCACTCTGTCCCTTCACTCGCTCTTCCAACTGAAAAACTGTATCGAGAAAGGAACCATCATGCTGGACTTGGAGGCAAACTCACTTCAGCAGATCGTTG AGATCATCACTGACAATCAGATTGAGAGCGGGCAGCTAAAGCCCGAACTGAAGGAAATGGTCATGTACACTTTGCTCCGGAAACATCGCCACCAGACCAAGAAGTCCAACCTGCGTTCGCTGGCAGATATTGGAAAAAGTGTGTCGAGCGCGAGTCGCCTGTTCAGCAGCCAGGAGAACG GTAGTCCAGCCACGGCGCACCGTAACCTGACCTCTAACAGCCTCAACGATCTCTCAGACAAGCCTGAGAAAGATCAG TTGAATAATAAGTTCATGAAGAAAATTCCTCGGGATGCGGAGGCGTCAAACGTGCTGGTCGGGGAGGTGGATTTTCTGGACTCCCCCTTTGTGGCGTTTGTGCGTCTTCAGCAGTCCGTCATGTTAGGAGGTCTCACAGAGGTTCCTGTTCCCACACG GTTCCTTTTTATTCTGCTGGGGCCCAAAGGAAAGGCCAAATCATACCGTGAGATCGGACGTGCCATCGCCACGCTCATGTCTGATGAG GTGTTTCATGACATAGCATATAAAGCGAAAGATCGTGGCGACCTGCTGGCAGGGATTGATGAGTTCCTGGATGAAGTCATTGTTCTTCCTCCAGGAGAGTGGGATCCTGATATCAGGATTGAACCTCCTAAATCCATCCCGTCTGCTGATAAACG taAAAACATTATTGCTGGAGGGGAAGGTTTTCAGATGAATGGCGGTCCGCCTCATGATGGGAATACAGGTGGCGGCGGTGGCCATGCGGTCGGCGACGAACTCAAAATGACCGGCAA GTTTTGCGGGGGTCTCATTCTGGATATCAAGAGAAAACTACCATTTTTCGCGAGCGATTTTTACGACGCTATCCACATCCAGTCTCTGTCTGCGATCCTGTTTATTTACCTGGGTACCGTAACTAACGCCATCACCTTCGGAGGGCTTCTGGGAGACGCGACTGAGAACATGCAG GGCGTGTTGGAGAGTTTCGTCGGGACGGCGTTAGCTGGTGCCGTGTTCTGTCTGTTCGCGGGTCAACCTCTGACCATCCTGAGCAGCACCGGGCCCGTGCTCGTCTTTGAACGACTGCTCTTTAACTTCAGCAA GGATAATGATTTCGACTATCTGGAGTTCCGGTTGTGGATCGGCCTGTGGTCTGGTTTTCTGTGTCTGGTCCTGGTCGCCACAGACGCCAGTTTCCTGGTGCAGTACTTCACCCGCTTTACGGAAGAAGGCTTTTCTGCTCTCATCAGCTTCATCTTCATCTACGACGCCTTTAAGAAAATGCTCAAACTGGCTCACCATCATCCAATCAACTCAGGCTATGACTTAGACCTCGTCACGCAGTATGGATGCCACTGCACTCCTCCGGACG GCAACAGTTCAGCTCTGTACATGGAGAAAATGGAAGCCCTGATGAACAGCACTGGACAG CATCATTTGAACGCGACCTGGGCGTCGCTGACCCGTTCAGAGTGCTTGGAGTGGGGCGGTCAGCTGGTCGGACCAGCATGTAAATACGTCCCTGATATCACGCTGATGTCCTTCATTCTGTTCTTCGGCACGTACACCTGCTCCATGGGTCTGAAGAAGTTCAAAACCAGCAGATTTTTCCCAACTACG ATTCGCAAACTGATCAGTGATTTTGCCATTATTCTCGCCATTTTTATCTTCTGTGGTGTGGACGCCCTGGTCGGCGTGGATACGCCCAAACTAATAGTGCCAAGTGAATTCAag CCGACGAGTCCAAATCGTGGCTGGTTTGTTCCACCATTTGGAGGAAACCCTTGGTGGGTTTGCTTGGCGTCGTTCTTACCTGCTCTTCTGGTCACCATCCTCGTCTTCATGGACCAGCAGATCACAGCAGTCATTGTCAACCGCAAGGAGCACAAGCTCAAG AAGGGAGCTGGGTACCACCTGGACCTGTTCTGGGTCTCCATTCTCATGATTGTGTGTTCGTTCATGGGACTGCCCTGGTACGTAGCGGCGACCGTCATCTCCATCGCCCACATAGACTCGATCAAGATGGAAACTGAGACCTCAGCACCTGGGGAACAGCCCAAATTCCTTGGAGTCAG AGAGCAGAGAGTCACAGGAACAATGGTGTTTATTTTGACGGGCCTGTCGGTTTTCATGGCCCCCGTTCTGAAG TTCATTCCTATGCCCGTCCTGTACGGCGTGTTCCTCTACATGGGCGTCGCCTCTCTCAATGGTGTTCAG TTTATGGATCGTCTGCAGCTCTTGTTGATGCCAGCAAAACACCAGCCGGATCTGATCTACCTGAGACACGTACCGCTCAGACGGGTTCACTTCTTCACCTTCTTACAG GTGCTCTGTTTGGCCCTCCTGTGGATTCTGAAGTCAACAGTAGCAGCCATCATCTTTCCCGTCATG ATTCTTGCGTTGGTCGCGGTGAGAAAGGCCATGGATTATGTGTTCTCGCAGCACGATCTCAGTTACCTGGATGACGTCATGCCCGAGAAAgacaagaagaagaaggaggatgagaagaagaagaagaaaaagaaaggaagCATTGACAGTGACATGAACGAC TCGGATTTTCCTGCCATTGAGAATGTTCCCAGCATAAAGATCTCCATGGAGACCATGGAACAGGATCCAGTGCTGGGGGAGAAGCCCTCAGACA GAAATAAGCCCATGTCCTTCCTCACTCCCTACTGA